One Thermococcus sp. genomic region harbors:
- a CDS encoding TBP-interacting protein, with the protein MGYGELSPGIKKVYSQVRYLDEYHWEIDGSSITGVHKRSNVEVVIDVAKNREEADSLAGRDVEGIHLVAIPDRGVFYIKDGTFVLTYRYLKATLADINDHIVWAGFKVVEKDGRLIQEDVYEYLGASLVNHIKSNSLAGQDYIFWQFYKCEVCGKYVDIESLEDHLKEHGIKLHEKSEERYEIFEINFKDGKVYDKFGNPVSLDQFSGEAREFINHVLSGH; encoded by the coding sequence ATGGGCTACGGTGAACTAAGTCCGGGAATCAAGAAAGTGTACTCACAGGTTCGATATCTCGATGAGTATCACTGGGAGATAGACGGGAGCTCGATAACTGGCGTACACAAGAGGAGCAACGTTGAGGTCGTCATAGACGTGGCGAAGAACAGGGAGGAGGCGGATTCCCTGGCGGGAAGGGATGTGGAGGGAATACACCTCGTCGCGATTCCCGACAGGGGAGTTTTCTACATAAAGGACGGAACCTTCGTCCTGACGTATCGCTACCTTAAGGCCACGCTCGCGGACATAAACGATCACATAGTCTGGGCCGGCTTCAAGGTAGTTGAGAAGGACGGGAGGCTCATACAGGAAGACGTTTACGAGTACCTCGGTGCTTCCCTTGTGAACCACATAAAGTCCAACAGCCTCGCCGGTCAGGATTACATTTTCTGGCAGTTCTACAAATGTGAGGTCTGCGGAAAATACGTTGACATAGAGAGCCTTGAAGACCACCTGAAGGAGCACGGTATCAAGCTCCACGAGAAGAGCGAGGAGCGCTATGAAATATTCGAGATAAACTTCAAGGACGGAAAGGTCTACGACAAGTTCGGCAATCCTGTCTCCCTCGACCAGTTCAGCGGTGAGGCGAGGGAGTTCATAAACCATGTTCTCTCGGGGCACTGA
- a CDS encoding threonine--tRNA ligase: MKMLLIHADYLEYEVKDKALKNPEPISEEQKRGRLDEVLAVFISVEKVDESNPEEVVEKAVKEIKEVAEQVKAERVFVYPFAHLSSELAKPDIALKVLQKIEERLKEEGFEVKRAPFGYYKAFKLSCKGHPLAELSRTIVPSGEAVSKEERNIALEKEEELKSYWYILTPEGELIEVNKFDFTGHENLRKFANYEISKNRIAEGEPPHVKLMLEHELVDYEPGSDQGNLRYYPKGRLIKGLLEQYVTEKVIEYGAMEVETPIMYDFEHPALEKYLNRFPARQYIVKSGDKKFFLRFAACFGQFLIKKDATISYRNLPLRMYELTRYSFRREKSGELSGLRRLRAFTMPDMHTVARDLKQAMDEFKKQYKLSMEVLKGVGLTPEDYEVAIRFTRDFWEANKDFIVELARIIGKPVLIEMWDQRFFYFILKFEFNFVDNLDKAAALSTVQIDVENAERFGITYYDEEGKERYPLILHCSPSGAIERVMYAILEKQAKLQAKGIKPSFPLWLSPIQVRVIPVSDDVMDYALYVAGKLEGAKIRVDVDDTNDRLNKKIRKAEKEWIPYIIVVGKNEKEQNTVTVRRREDGKQLEMQLEDLIREIKGKTEGFPYRPRPLPLLLSRRPKFRG, encoded by the coding sequence ATGAAAATGCTTCTGATACACGCGGACTACCTCGAATACGAGGTCAAGGACAAGGCCCTGAAGAACCCCGAGCCAATAAGCGAAGAGCAGAAGAGGGGAAGACTTGACGAAGTTCTGGCGGTTTTCATAAGCGTCGAGAAAGTCGACGAGTCAAACCCAGAAGAAGTCGTCGAGAAGGCCGTGAAGGAAATCAAGGAAGTGGCTGAACAGGTAAAAGCCGAGAGGGTCTTCGTTTACCCCTTCGCCCACCTGAGCAGTGAGCTGGCGAAACCCGATATAGCTCTCAAAGTGCTCCAGAAGATCGAGGAGAGGCTTAAAGAGGAAGGCTTCGAAGTTAAGAGAGCGCCATTCGGATACTACAAGGCGTTCAAGCTGAGTTGCAAGGGACACCCACTCGCTGAACTCAGCAGGACGATAGTGCCAAGCGGGGAGGCTGTAAGCAAGGAGGAGCGCAACATAGCCCTTGAGAAGGAGGAAGAGCTGAAGAGCTACTGGTACATCCTCACTCCTGAAGGTGAACTCATCGAGGTTAACAAGTTCGACTTCACCGGTCACGAGAACCTCAGGAAGTTCGCCAACTACGAGATAAGCAAGAACAGGATTGCCGAGGGGGAGCCTCCCCACGTTAAGCTCATGCTGGAACACGAGCTCGTTGACTACGAGCCCGGAAGTGATCAGGGCAACCTCAGGTATTATCCGAAGGGCAGACTGATAAAGGGCCTCCTTGAGCAGTACGTCACCGAGAAGGTCATTGAATACGGTGCCATGGAGGTCGAGACGCCCATCATGTACGACTTCGAGCATCCAGCTCTGGAGAAGTATCTCAACCGCTTCCCGGCGAGGCAGTACATCGTTAAAAGCGGCGACAAGAAGTTCTTCCTCCGCTTTGCTGCCTGCTTCGGTCAGTTCCTCATAAAGAAGGACGCCACCATAAGCTACCGCAACCTTCCATTGAGAATGTACGAGCTTACAAGATACTCCTTCAGGCGCGAGAAGAGCGGTGAGCTCTCAGGCCTGAGAAGGTTAAGGGCCTTCACGATGCCCGATATGCACACGGTAGCGCGCGATTTAAAACAGGCCATGGACGAGTTCAAGAAGCAGTACAAGCTCAGCATGGAAGTCCTTAAGGGGGTCGGCCTTACTCCGGAGGATTACGAGGTCGCCATACGCTTTACAAGGGACTTCTGGGAAGCTAACAAGGACTTCATAGTCGAGCTGGCAAGGATAATAGGCAAGCCCGTCCTCATCGAGATGTGGGACCAGAGGTTCTTCTACTTCATCCTCAAGTTCGAGTTCAACTTCGTGGACAACCTCGACAAAGCGGCCGCTCTGAGCACCGTCCAGATCGACGTTGAGAACGCCGAGCGCTTCGGCATAACCTACTACGACGAAGAAGGTAAGGAGCGCTACCCGCTCATACTCCACTGCTCGCCGAGCGGTGCGATAGAGCGCGTTATGTACGCCATCCTTGAGAAGCAGGCAAAACTTCAGGCGAAGGGAATAAAGCCGAGCTTCCCGCTCTGGCTCAGCCCGATACAGGTCAGGGTTATACCCGTCAGCGATGATGTGATGGACTACGCGCTCTATGTAGCAGGCAAGCTTGAGGGTGCAAAGATAAGGGTTGACGTCGACGACACCAACGACAGGCTCAACAAGAAGATAAGGAAGGCCGAGAAGGAGTGGATTCCCTACATCATCGTCGTCGGCAAGAACGAGAAGGAGCAGAACACCGTAACGGTGAGGAGGAGGGAGGATGGCAAGCAACTTGAGATGCAACTGGAAGACCTGATAAGGGAGATAAAGGGGAAAACCGAGGGCTTCCCGTACAGGCCGAGGCCTTTACCGCTCCTCCTCTCAAGGAGGCCGAAGTTCAGGGGCTGA
- a CDS encoding exosome complex RNA-binding protein Csl4, translating to MEDKRSAKDGQLVLPGDYLGVIEEFLPGEGVREENGELYATRAGKVRINRERMEISVEPVTDTPPLPKVGDVVLARVIEVKPQAVIVQLLAIEGRENDREIATSKLAGIHISQVKEGFVEDLSKEFKIGDVVRARVIANEKSPIQLSTREPEMGVVYALCSRCRTPLIRRGDKLICPRCGNVETRKLSPLYRKIKVSL from the coding sequence ATGGAGGATAAGAGGAGTGCCAAAGACGGCCAGCTCGTGCTCCCCGGTGATTACCTAGGCGTTATCGAGGAGTTTCTTCCGGGGGAGGGTGTCAGAGAGGAGAACGGCGAGCTCTACGCCACGAGGGCGGGTAAAGTCAGGATCAACAGGGAGAGGATGGAAATAAGCGTCGAGCCCGTGACTGATACACCCCCTCTGCCAAAGGTAGGGGACGTCGTCCTCGCGAGGGTCATAGAGGTCAAGCCCCAGGCCGTTATAGTACAGCTTCTGGCCATAGAGGGCAGGGAAAACGACAGGGAGATAGCGACGTCAAAGCTCGCTGGAATCCATATCTCCCAGGTCAAGGAGGGCTTCGTTGAAGACCTGAGCAAGGAGTTCAAGATAGGGGACGTCGTAAGGGCTAGGGTGATAGCCAACGAGAAGAGCCCCATACAGCTCTCCACGAGGGAACCCGAGATGGGGGTCGTCTACGCCCTCTGCTCCCGTTGCAGGACTCCTCTAATAAGGCGCGGGGACAAGCTCATCTGCCCGCGCTGCGGCAACGTCGAGACGAGGAAGCTCTCCCCGCTCTACAGAAAGATAAAGGTGTCTCTATGA
- a CDS encoding DUF2067 family protein, whose translation MRAKRVITIHVRDDREKEEFMKELQRLRLPAFIYVHGKLDSLKINVQGTKDEIKEAISKIREIQNRVRAKLYPDRRGLYHYSVDDLLREAGTSVSTPILLKALQLLGERAELRDGELITSMPWEEAVEFVSQLGEALSEIALQTTRQIREVVVPVSVAFGISPKEVIETLVELGLAEWKEDKFKYELVKNKEQALEELLKALKGDADED comes from the coding sequence ATGAGGGCCAAGAGGGTAATCACAATCCACGTCAGGGACGACAGGGAGAAGGAGGAGTTCATGAAGGAGCTCCAGAGGCTCCGTCTGCCGGCCTTTATCTACGTCCACGGGAAGCTGGATTCCCTCAAGATAAACGTCCAGGGGACGAAGGACGAGATAAAGGAGGCTATCAGCAAGATAAGGGAGATTCAGAACAGGGTGAGGGCCAAGCTCTATCCGGACAGGAGGGGGCTTTACCACTACTCCGTTGACGACCTCCTGAGGGAGGCCGGAACGAGCGTCTCAACGCCCATACTCCTGAAGGCTCTCCAGCTTCTCGGCGAGAGGGCCGAGCTCAGGGACGGTGAGCTGATAACCTCCATGCCTTGGGAGGAGGCAGTTGAGTTCGTCTCCCAGCTCGGCGAGGCGCTCTCGGAGATAGCCCTCCAGACGACGAGGCAGATAAGGGAGGTTGTCGTCCCGGTTTCAGTTGCCTTCGGCATATCGCCCAAGGAGGTCATCGAGACCCTTGTCGAGTTGGGTCTGGCCGAGTGGAAGGAGGATAAGTTTAAATACGAACTGGTCAAGAACAAGGAGCAGGCCCTGGAGGAGCTACTCAAGGCTTTAAAAGGTGATGCTGATGAAGATTGA
- a CDS encoding DNA-directed RNA polymerase subunit L, with product MKIEIIRREKNLLEFYIEGEDHTFANLLKEYLEENRHVTFAGYTIEHPILMARKPRFKVVTDGKVTPEKALEEAAEKIFDRARETLEAWKKALEG from the coding sequence ATGAAGATTGAGATCATCAGGCGGGAAAAGAACCTGCTGGAGTTCTACATTGAGGGGGAAGACCACACCTTCGCGAACCTTCTCAAGGAGTACCTTGAGGAGAACAGGCACGTTACCTTTGCCGGTTACACCATAGAGCATCCCATCCTAATGGCAAGGAAACCGCGCTTTAAGGTTGTCACCGACGGCAAGGTCACCCCGGAGAAGGCCCTTGAAGAGGCCGCGGAGAAGATATTTGACCGGGCCAGAGAGACCCTTGAGGCCTGGAAGAAGGCCCTTGAAGGGTGA
- a CDS encoding ribonuclease III family protein → MVSFSYPRKFTDRGLAKFGDSLLNFVFSLALSEYLGRPTGERVPNASLSMALEMSGLRKLAPPRSDKHARGDVAEAIFAYAWLEGLITIEEAVEIIRESLSEDVTHFTRKKEAIGKALAVLYGEIGKRLGLKGS, encoded by the coding sequence TTGGTCTCTTTTTCCTATCCGAGAAAATTCACCGACAGGGGACTTGCAAAGTTCGGTGATTCCCTCCTCAACTTCGTCTTTTCCCTAGCCCTGAGCGAATACCTCGGGAGGCCAACAGGGGAGAGGGTTCCAAACGCATCCCTCAGCATGGCCCTTGAGATGTCAGGCCTTAGAAAGCTCGCGCCACCGAGAAGCGACAAGCATGCCAGAGGAGACGTTGCCGAGGCGATTTTTGCCTATGCCTGGCTTGAAGGCCTGATAACGATTGAGGAAGCCGTTGAGATAATCCGCGAGAGCCTGAGCGAGGACGTTACCCACTTCACGAGAAAGAAAGAGGCGATAGGTAAAGCCCTTGCGGTTCTCTACGGGGAAATAGGGAAGAGACTCGGGCTCAAAGGCTCGTGA
- a CDS encoding sugar phosphate isomerase/epimerase → MEIGVTIYPHFITKDKSLASILADVKIKNYDFVSIFPHALGLIKNGAVVERKLRSVETTLKGVGIDYIVRMPISVNLRDHIYYSRHFRVAKAVADVAIKLGAKVIVMQSGKTGRLDLEIEAIQQLADMVGPFGIKIALENTFSVKDTLYVVDNVDRENVGFALDVAHAFLSAQGNDEKLLEDVKLGTEKTVILMIHDNFGKLFPQVEPEDALAYGVGDLHLLPGEGSIPFGKVLRLFGDVPLLLKVKDPEKFAKIPNKQGLIELLTSL, encoded by the coding sequence ATGGAGATAGGGGTTACGATATACCCGCACTTCATCACGAAGGACAAGAGCCTGGCCTCAATCCTCGCGGACGTGAAGATAAAGAACTACGACTTCGTCTCAATATTCCCCCACGCCCTAGGCCTGATAAAGAACGGTGCCGTCGTCGAAAGGAAGCTAAGGTCCGTTGAAACCACGCTGAAGGGCGTTGGCATAGACTACATCGTCAGAATGCCGATATCGGTGAACCTTCGCGACCACATCTACTACAGCAGGCACTTCCGAGTTGCGAAGGCGGTTGCGGACGTTGCGATAAAGCTCGGGGCAAAGGTAATCGTCATGCAGAGCGGAAAAACAGGGAGGCTTGACCTTGAGATTGAGGCGATACAGCAGCTAGCCGACATGGTCGGGCCCTTCGGCATAAAGATAGCCCTTGAGAACACCTTCAGCGTTAAGGACACGCTCTACGTCGTTGACAACGTTGACAGGGAAAACGTTGGCTTCGCCCTTGACGTTGCCCACGCCTTCCTGAGCGCACAGGGCAACGACGAGAAGCTCCTTGAGGACGTCAAACTCGGAACCGAGAAGACAGTCATACTCATGATTCACGACAACTTCGGAAAGCTCTTCCCGCAGGTTGAGCCAGAGGACGCTTTGGCTTACGGCGTCGGCGACCTCCACCTCCTGCCCGGCGAAGGGAGCATACCCTTCGGAAAGGTTCTCAGGCTCTTCGGCGACGTCCCTCTCCTCCTGAAGGTTAAGGACCCCGAGAAATTCGCCAAGATACCCAACAAGCAGGGATTGATAGAGTTGCTCACGAGCCTTTGA
- the sppA gene encoding signal peptide peptidase SppA, with product MRENLWKYVSAVLALLLALSTVAIAIIYHSASPYIVPANATVKPVEENTLNVSLRCNATFQERELEDQISFLRSLINRTGNGTIAIVPLFGIIDEYTALQVVPLLRELASNSSVGGVLLWIESPGGSVGPVMEIYSEVRKLSLVKPVVAYSGGIMASGGYYVAVGADKIIADPLAEVGSIGVIYVHYNLEKNYEMNGIKVEVFKTGPYKDMGAEWRGLTEEEKEMISGMVNTYFQAFLKAVSGGRGMNMSAVKDFATGRTWFAENVTGTLVDETGGIDTAISVLEGLMNVTGAKVVIYKNLQSPSGFTVYGSRALYLDPRYVGPYIGG from the coding sequence ATGAGGGAGAACCTCTGGAAGTACGTCTCGGCAGTCCTCGCGCTCCTTCTTGCGCTTTCTACAGTGGCGATAGCAATCATCTATCACTCGGCATCGCCCTACATCGTTCCGGCGAACGCCACGGTGAAGCCAGTTGAGGAGAACACCCTTAACGTCAGCCTCAGGTGCAACGCCACCTTTCAGGAGAGGGAACTCGAAGACCAGATAAGCTTCCTCCGTTCCCTCATAAACCGGACAGGAAACGGCACCATAGCCATCGTCCCGCTCTTCGGAATCATAGATGAGTACACTGCCCTCCAGGTCGTGCCACTCCTCAGGGAGCTCGCCTCGAACTCCTCCGTTGGCGGGGTTCTGCTGTGGATTGAGAGCCCGGGCGGGAGCGTCGGGCCGGTGATGGAGATATATTCTGAGGTCAGGAAGCTTTCGCTGGTAAAACCGGTTGTCGCGTACTCCGGGGGAATAATGGCCTCGGGTGGCTACTACGTGGCTGTCGGTGCCGATAAGATAATAGCGGACCCCCTTGCGGAGGTCGGGAGCATAGGGGTCATCTACGTCCACTATAACTTAGAGAAGAACTACGAGATGAACGGCATAAAGGTTGAGGTCTTCAAGACGGGCCCCTACAAGGACATGGGCGCTGAGTGGCGCGGACTAACCGAGGAAGAGAAGGAGATGATATCGGGCATGGTGAACACCTACTTCCAAGCCTTCCTTAAGGCCGTCTCCGGGGGCAGGGGGATGAACATGAGCGCCGTCAAGGACTTCGCAACGGGAAGGACGTGGTTCGCGGAGAACGTCACAGGAACCCTCGTGGACGAGACGGGTGGAATAGACACCGCCATATCGGTCCTTGAGGGTCTTATGAACGTGACGGGCGCCAAAGTTGTTATATACAAGAACCTCCAAAGCCCCTCTGGGTTCACCGTATACGGTAGCCGGGCCCTCTACCTCGACCCGCGCTACGTGGGGCCGTACATAGGGGGGTGA
- a CDS encoding PH1570 family protein, producing MLCEEKLEVFENGFEDGKFKVRVEFYGKDARKLLLAIIRELYLPDYGEDYVYPFECAKELWGIPLEGKEILPGDVEPSPVKFVNRSIIERLKKTLSAVDAPEGVKERIDLEKARIGKVGKRLIAIGRDFFLDEAGYLITFTKPSMAGLILKYLGMLDET from the coding sequence GTGCTCTGCGAGGAGAAGCTTGAGGTGTTTGAGAACGGCTTTGAGGACGGTAAATTCAAGGTTCGCGTGGAGTTCTACGGGAAAGATGCCAGGAAGCTTCTCCTCGCCATCATAAGGGAGCTCTACCTTCCCGACTATGGGGAGGACTACGTCTATCCCTTCGAGTGCGCCAAGGAGCTCTGGGGGATTCCCCTTGAGGGGAAGGAAATTCTCCCCGGCGATGTTGAGCCGAGCCCGGTTAAGTTCGTCAACAGGAGCATTATCGAGAGGCTCAAAAAGACCCTCTCGGCCGTGGATGCCCCTGAAGGGGTTAAGGAGAGGATAGACCTTGAGAAGGCCCGCATAGGGAAGGTCGGGAAGAGATTGATAGCCATCGGAAGGGACTTCTTCCTCGATGAAGCCGGCTACCTCATAACATTCACCAAGCCCTCGATGGCCGGGCTCATACTCAAATACCTGGGGATGCTCGATGAAACTTGA
- a CDS encoding AI-2E family transporter, producing the protein MKLETAVWAVISLVILYLTWETVKPVISPIIIAVTLAYILYPLHERLSDKVGNRWSAFILTGVLTVISFLFILGFALWINDIKLSLAEYVDTFFSWLLGIHLPPATYDLTMRISQAITERFNAYVLGYTYSLPKLALQVVVMVFAFYGVLVNAIEIKNELYSLLPPANRELAQKLVESGARTLHYMLRGWLLVSIGKGIMMALAFYIYGISDAGGAIAAGILTVILELLPLVGGWMVWLGGAFYLYTVGRLGAALALTLYGATLISPMPDVFLVKKLGRRQWGVNALVSIVGIFGGYIAFGFVGVIIGPLSLSLLLTLVDEWKKEKSRGRTRR; encoded by the coding sequence ATGAAACTTGAGACAGCAGTATGGGCCGTCATTTCGCTCGTAATCCTCTACCTCACATGGGAGACCGTGAAACCCGTCATATCGCCGATAATCATAGCCGTGACCCTCGCCTACATCCTCTATCCCCTCCACGAACGCCTCTCGGATAAAGTGGGCAACCGCTGGTCGGCTTTTATCCTGACCGGGGTTCTCACGGTTATTTCATTCCTCTTCATCCTTGGCTTCGCCCTCTGGATTAACGACATCAAGCTCTCCCTTGCGGAGTACGTTGACACCTTCTTCAGCTGGCTCCTTGGAATACACCTCCCGCCGGCGACCTACGACCTCACGATGAGGATTTCTCAGGCCATAACGGAGCGCTTCAACGCCTACGTCCTCGGCTACACCTATTCCCTCCCCAAGCTCGCCCTTCAGGTCGTCGTTATGGTGTTCGCCTTCTACGGCGTCCTCGTCAACGCAATCGAGATAAAGAACGAGCTCTACTCCCTCCTCCCCCCTGCAAACAGGGAGCTGGCCCAGAAGCTCGTGGAGAGCGGTGCCAGAACGCTCCACTACATGCTGAGGGGCTGGCTCCTCGTGAGCATCGGCAAGGGGATTATGATGGCGCTGGCCTTCTACATCTACGGCATCTCCGACGCCGGTGGAGCTATAGCAGCGGGCATACTCACCGTAATCCTTGAGCTGCTTCCCCTTGTGGGGGGTTGGATGGTTTGGCTTGGGGGAGCTTTCTACCTCTACACTGTCGGTAGGCTCGGCGCCGCCTTGGCGCTCACCCTCTACGGTGCGACCCTGATTTCCCCGATGCCCGATGTTTTCCTCGTGAAGAAGCTGGGGAGAAGACAGTGGGGTGTAAACGCCTTGGTGAGCATCGTTGGTATATTCGGGGGCTACATAGCCTTTGGCTTCGTTGGGGTTATAATCGGCCCGCTTTCGCTTTCGCTCCTCCTCACCCTCGTTGATGAGTGGAAGAAGGAGAAGTCTAGGGGGAGAACCCGGCGATGA
- the folP gene encoding dihydropteroate synthase, translating into MRFAGVSLKEPAVMGVINVSPESFYKGSVRKDERALAETAVRMVEEGASFIDIGAKSTAPYLETRIPLEEEIRRAVWAVGVVKDVVDVPISIDTASARVAEEALKAGAEIINDVTGFKGDPEMPKVASEYGAPAVLCAHGKVRNFSDPVRRVVELLEESLTIANEHGVKEVAVDPAIGFLRPEWPPWYEWDSRVIANLNVLKLFGKPILIGVSRKSFIGAITGRKDPSERLYGSISATAVAVLKGANIVRTHDVGETLDAIRVARFIAGFSP; encoded by the coding sequence ATGAGGTTCGCGGGTGTCAGTCTTAAGGAGCCTGCGGTCATGGGTGTGATAAACGTCTCCCCCGAGAGCTTTTACAAGGGGAGCGTCCGGAAGGATGAGAGAGCCCTCGCCGAAACGGCCGTCAGGATGGTCGAGGAGGGGGCGTCGTTCATAGACATAGGGGCAAAGTCAACCGCACCCTACCTCGAAACAAGGATACCGCTTGAGGAGGAAATCAGGAGGGCAGTATGGGCCGTCGGGGTCGTGAAGGACGTCGTTGACGTTCCGATAAGCATAGACACCGCCAGCGCCAGGGTTGCGGAGGAGGCCCTGAAAGCCGGGGCGGAGATAATAAACGACGTAACCGGCTTTAAAGGCGACCCTGAGATGCCGAAGGTGGCCTCGGAGTACGGAGCGCCGGCGGTTCTCTGCGCCCACGGGAAGGTCAGGAACTTTTCGGACCCCGTGAGGAGGGTCGTTGAACTCCTAGAGGAGAGCCTGACTATAGCAAATGAGCATGGCGTTAAAGAGGTCGCAGTTGACCCGGCTATAGGTTTCCTCCGTCCAGAGTGGCCCCCTTGGTATGAGTGGGACTCAAGGGTAATAGCCAACCTCAACGTCCTCAAGCTCTTCGGGAAGCCGATACTCATCGGTGTCTCAAGGAAGTCGTTCATAGGTGCGATAACCGGGAGAAAAGACCCGTCTGAGAGGCTCTACGGGAGCATCTCCGCGACTGCAGTTGCCGTTCTAAAGGGAGCCAACATCGTGAGAACCCACGATGTCGGTGAGACGCTGGATGCTATCAGGGTGGCCCGCTTCATCGCCGGGTTCTCCCCCTAG
- a CDS encoding beta-ribofuranosylaminobenzene 5'-phosphate synthase family protein, giving the protein MIVRTPRRLHLGLIDPTGSLGRRFGSLGVALEGGYELRILPYERTEIVAEGEDRKTIAEVLRKMNSAFDTGMNYYVEVRKAIPRHVGLGSTTQLSLAVGTGVARMNGLRVSLTDIARALGRGKNSGAGIYSFAHGGFVLDGGVKDGIPPLILREEVPPDWAFLLVIPEVKPGPDEEEEKPVMDSAFGSVEVAREISHRILLGLLPALKEGNIRAFGEHLSAVQRLVGMHFKDFQGGEFREDVRLILDFLQRKTYGAGQSSWGPTVYGLILKSEFQRLSLELHEYLKELGLRAKVELGLPRNSGAEIVEENAFIQKILRSVAG; this is encoded by the coding sequence ATGATAGTCAGAACACCCAGAAGGCTCCACCTCGGGCTTATAGACCCCACCGGAAGCCTTGGGAGGCGCTTCGGAAGCCTCGGGGTTGCCCTCGAAGGGGGCTACGAGCTGAGAATTCTGCCCTACGAGAGAACCGAGATAGTTGCTGAAGGCGAGGACAGGAAAACCATAGCAGAGGTCCTGCGCAAAATGAACTCCGCCTTTGATACTGGGATGAACTACTACGTTGAGGTCAGGAAGGCCATACCGAGACACGTCGGCCTTGGCTCGACGACCCAGCTCAGCCTGGCGGTTGGGACTGGTGTGGCGAGGATGAATGGCCTCAGGGTTTCCCTCACGGACATCGCCCGGGCCCTTGGGAGAGGTAAAAACAGCGGGGCGGGCATATACTCCTTCGCCCACGGGGGCTTCGTCCTCGACGGCGGAGTTAAGGACGGGATTCCTCCCCTTATCCTGAGGGAAGAGGTTCCCCCTGACTGGGCCTTTCTCCTCGTTATCCCGGAGGTCAAACCCGGGCCCGATGAAGAGGAGGAAAAACCCGTTATGGATTCAGCCTTCGGGAGCGTTGAAGTGGCCAGAGAAATAAGCCACCGCATCCTCCTAGGGCTCTTGCCTGCACTAAAGGAGGGCAACATCAGGGCCTTTGGGGAGCACCTTTCGGCTGTACAGAGGCTCGTCGGGATGCACTTTAAGGATTTCCAGGGAGGAGAGTTCAGGGAGGACGTGAGGCTCATCCTGGACTTCCTCCAGAGGAAGACCTACGGTGCCGGCCAGAGCAGCTGGGGGCCGACAGTCTACGGCCTCATCCTGAAGTCCGAGTTCCAGAGGCTTTCCCTTGAGCTCCACGAGTATCTGAAGGAACTTGGGCTGAGGGCGAAGGTCGAGCTCGGCCTTCCGAGGAACAGCGGTGCTGAAATAGTTGAGGAGAACGCCTTCATCCAGAAAATACTGAGGAGCGTGGCGGGATGA
- a CDS encoding N-glycosylase/DNA lyase: protein MTLERFVKVKYREDKERVSRLVEILRELGLECARTIEERVDLQFEALARLRENLKNDELFMKLVIANALVSYQLTGKGEDWWWEFSRHFSSEPRIEGIAEAYARFLPSSRTNRRLVAGKLRRLERLEPFLNSLGMDDLRRFYFEDMVGLRDELASVLGSKKSAKTIVFAVKMFGYAGRIAFGEFVPYPMEIDIPDDVRINAYTRRFTSEPPVGFWRRIALETGIPPLHIDSILWPVLGGKGEVLERLRKNCKKADLVLELVEI from the coding sequence ATGACCCTTGAGAGGTTCGTGAAGGTGAAATACAGAGAGGATAAGGAGAGGGTCTCCAGGCTGGTTGAGATACTGAGGGAGCTCGGTCTTGAGTGTGCTAGGACGATTGAGGAGAGGGTTGACCTGCAGTTCGAGGCGCTCGCCCGCCTTAGGGAGAACCTGAAAAACGACGAACTCTTTATGAAGCTCGTCATTGCAAACGCGCTCGTTAGCTACCAGCTGACCGGTAAGGGCGAGGACTGGTGGTGGGAGTTCTCAAGGCATTTCTCATCCGAACCCCGGATAGAGGGAATCGCCGAGGCCTACGCCCGGTTTCTTCCCTCTTCGAGAACCAACAGGAGGCTCGTAGCGGGGAAGCTGAGGCGCCTCGAAAGGCTTGAGCCCTTCCTCAACTCCCTGGGGATGGACGACCTCAGGCGGTTCTACTTCGAGGACATGGTGGGGCTGAGGGATGAACTCGCCTCGGTTCTCGGCTCAAAGAAGAGCGCCAAAACGATAGTCTTCGCAGTTAAGATGTTCGGATACGCCGGCAGGATAGCCTTCGGGGAGTTCGTTCCCTATCCGATGGAGATAGACATCCCCGATGACGTCAGGATAAACGCCTATACGAGGCGCTTCACCAGCGAGCCGCCTGTGGGCTTCTGGAGGAGGATAGCCCTCGAAACGGGCATTCCACCCCTGCACATCGACTCAATCCTCTGGCCGGTTCTCGGCGGTAAGGGGGAAGTCCTTGAGAGGTTAAGGAAGAACTGCAAAAAGGCCGACCTCGTCCTTGAGCTCGTGGAAATCTAA